The following are encoded in a window of Prochlorococcus marinus str. MIT 1013 genomic DNA:
- the thiL gene encoding thiamine-phosphate kinase: MTTTIKDLGERELLNRLKRFMRCGQIEDDIAEINMINKNLLINTDLLVEKIHFSEKISNAKDIGWKCITTNISDLICSGSKNIISFNVGLVLPPSTHWKWVENLYEGMGEAMQEFGGEIIGGDCSCGEIKMISITAIGEMNPPRLHRGNALPGDYIVSTGFHGLSRLGLALLSSEKLPSEVQISPELINRAINSHKRPYPAVKSLQALIECKPESSSWRAAGTDSSDGLIESIRGICQSSNCQAVLTKNSILKDPDWPEGSIWDEWVLYGGEDYELILSLPKKWAEALSNKLESAQIIGFIKEGKPNVFWDNLEEINVENSNIFQHF; encoded by the coding sequence GTGACAACTACTATTAAAGATTTAGGTGAAAGAGAATTGCTAAATCGTTTAAAAAGATTTATGCGATGTGGACAAATAGAAGATGATATAGCAGAAATAAATATGATCAACAAAAATTTATTGATTAATACTGATTTACTTGTTGAGAAAATTCATTTTTCTGAAAAAATATCTAATGCTAAAGATATTGGCTGGAAATGTATTACCACAAATATTTCTGATCTTATTTGCAGCGGCTCAAAAAATATAATCTCATTTAATGTTGGGCTTGTTTTACCGCCAAGCACACATTGGAAATGGGTAGAAAACCTATATGAAGGAATGGGGGAAGCGATGCAAGAATTTGGAGGAGAAATAATTGGTGGCGATTGTTCTTGTGGAGAAATAAAAATGATTTCAATTACTGCAATTGGAGAAATGAACCCGCCCAGGCTGCATAGAGGAAATGCTTTACCAGGAGATTATATTGTTAGCACTGGATTCCATGGATTAAGCAGGTTAGGTTTAGCCCTTTTGTCATCCGAAAAACTTCCAAGTGAAGTCCAAATAAGTCCTGAGCTTATTAATCGAGCTATCAACTCACACAAACGTCCCTATCCAGCCGTGAAGTCACTACAAGCATTAATAGAGTGCAAACCTGAATCTTCGAGTTGGAGAGCCGCAGGAACTGATAGCAGCGATGGTCTTATTGAATCAATTAGAGGCATTTGCCAAAGCAGTAATTGCCAAGCTGTTTTAACTAAAAACTCTATTCTTAAAGATCCTGACTGGCCAGAAGGTTCTATTTGGGATGAGTGGGTGCTTTATGGGGGAGAAGACTATGAATTGATTTTGAGTCTTCCTAAAAAGTGGGCTGAAGCTTTATCAAATAAATTAGAATCTGCCCAAATTATTGGGTTTATAAAAGAAGGTAAACCCAATGTTTTCTGGGATAACTTAGAAGAAATTAATGTTGAAAACTCTAATATATTTCAACATTTTTAA
- a CDS encoding peptidylprolyl isomerase has product MAKKICILALITILFSLSSPWIEPAVASLPKGNRLKDPYAILRNSLPIDQKELRELQNKLEDTSDDLRGSRWSAISKATSRSQFLVSNRKNQILDSIPDENKNQASNLLSNLKEELDELGQIANEKNKVSFLDVRRKSLKTIDDLESLLITNNFPYKIPIEYDNLPRLLGRANVEIKTSKGDMSAIIDGYNAPLTAGAFIDLSLKGFYDGLPINRAEEFFILQTGDPKGEEIGYVNPDNNELRKVPLEIRTPNLQDTLYGQTFEDVGLYTETPVLPFATLGTLGWAHSDTDLNDGSSQFFFFLYEAELNPAGRNLIDGRNAAFGYVIEGSEILNKLGVDDKIIAIKVLNGSENLKSQA; this is encoded by the coding sequence ATGGCAAAAAAGATTTGCATTCTTGCCCTGATAACAATCCTATTTTCTTTGAGCTCTCCATGGATTGAACCTGCTGTTGCAAGCCTTCCTAAGGGTAATCGGCTAAAGGATCCATATGCAATCTTAAGAAATTCTTTACCGATTGACCAAAAGGAATTACGTGAATTACAAAACAAACTGGAAGATACCAGCGATGATCTTCGAGGAAGCAGATGGTCAGCAATCAGCAAAGCCACCTCAAGAAGTCAATTCTTAGTTAGTAACAGAAAAAATCAAATTCTTGACTCCATACCAGATGAAAATAAGAACCAAGCATCTAATCTGCTATCCAATCTGAAAGAAGAACTTGATGAATTAGGGCAAATAGCGAACGAAAAGAATAAAGTCTCATTTCTTGACGTCAGACGTAAAAGTTTAAAAACAATTGATGATTTAGAATCTCTTTTAATAACTAATAACTTTCCATATAAAATACCAATTGAATATGACAATTTACCACGGCTTTTAGGCAGAGCAAATGTAGAGATAAAAACATCAAAAGGAGATATGAGTGCAATTATTGATGGTTATAATGCTCCTTTAACGGCTGGTGCATTTATAGATCTTTCATTAAAGGGTTTTTACGATGGGTTGCCAATTAATAGAGCTGAAGAATTTTTTATTCTTCAAACTGGTGATCCAAAAGGAGAAGAGATTGGATATGTAAACCCTGATAATAATGAGTTAAGAAAAGTTCCACTAGAAATAAGAACACCTAATCTTCAAGATACACTTTATGGACAAACTTTTGAAGACGTTGGTCTTTACACTGAAACGCCAGTTCTTCCATTCGCAACTTTAGGAACACTTGGCTGGGCACACTCTGATACGGATTTAAATGATGGTTCATCTCAGTTTTTCTTCTTCTTATATGAAGCTGAGTTAAATCCGGCCGGACGTAATCTTATTGATGGAAGAAACGCAGCTTTTGGCTATGTAATAGAAGGTTCTGAAATATTAAATAAACTTGGAGTAGATGATAAAATTATTGCAATCAAAGTGTTAAATGGTTCAGAAAATCTAAAATCTCAAGCCTAA
- the efp gene encoding elongation factor P, with the protein MISTNDFRTGTTIELDGAVWRVIEFLHVKPGKGSAFVRTKLKAVVSGSVVDKTFRAGEMVPQALLEKSKLQHTYMDGDDFVFMDMTSYEETSLTAKQIGESRKYLKEGMEVNVVSWNEKPLEVELPNSVVLEIKETDPGVKGDTASGGTKPAILETGAQVMVPLFISIGEKIRVDTRNDTYLGRETQ; encoded by the coding sequence ATGATTTCAACTAACGACTTTCGCACTGGCACTACGATCGAGTTAGACGGTGCGGTTTGGCGTGTTATTGAATTTCTACATGTCAAGCCTGGTAAGGGTTCTGCATTCGTCAGGACTAAATTAAAAGCTGTTGTGAGCGGTAGTGTTGTAGATAAGACCTTTAGAGCAGGGGAAATGGTTCCACAAGCTCTTCTGGAGAAATCAAAGTTGCAACATACATACATGGACGGAGATGATTTTGTATTTATGGATATGACTTCTTATGAAGAAACAAGCTTAACAGCTAAACAAATTGGTGAAAGCAGGAAATATCTAAAGGAAGGTATGGAGGTTAATGTAGTGTCTTGGAATGAAAAACCTCTTGAAGTTGAATTACCCAATTCAGTTGTTTTAGAAATAAAAGAAACTGACCCTGGTGTTAAAGGTGATACTGCTTCGGGAGGTACAAAGCCTGCAATCTTGGAAACAGGAGCTCAAGTAATGGTCCCATTATTTATTTCAATTGGTGAGAAAATTCGAGTAGATACTCGAAATGACACTTATCTAGGCCGAGAAACACAATGA
- the accB gene encoding acetyl-CoA carboxylase biotin carboxyl carrier protein, with amino-acid sequence MTMNLDHEELHRLLATLAESDIQEFRLEGEDFFLEVKRNLGGSFDSISSQKRITSEEIDTPMPQRKIEASSVQSTPPPSVPGSRSDLVEVTAPMVGTFYRAPGPEEPPFVDIGSKISVGQAVCILEAMKLMNELESEVSGEVIEILVENGTPVEFGQVLMRLKPL; translated from the coding sequence ATGACTATGAATCTTGATCACGAAGAGCTTCATCGCTTGTTGGCAACTTTAGCTGAGAGCGATATTCAAGAGTTTCGACTTGAGGGAGAAGACTTTTTTTTGGAGGTTAAACGCAATCTTGGCGGTTCTTTTGATTCAATCTCCTCTCAAAAGAGAATTACATCAGAAGAGATTGATACACCAATGCCTCAACGCAAAATCGAGGCTTCCTCAGTACAAAGCACGCCTCCGCCTTCGGTCCCTGGATCACGCTCTGATTTGGTCGAAGTAACTGCTCCTATGGTTGGCACCTTTTATCGTGCACCAGGCCCAGAAGAGCCACCTTTCGTAGACATTGGGTCGAAAATTAGTGTTGGCCAAGCTGTTTGTATTCTTGAGGCAATGAAATTAATGAATGAGCTCGAGTCAGAGGTTAGTGGAGAAGTAATTGAAATTCTTGTTGAAAATGGAACACCAGTTGAGTTTGGACAGGTTTTAATGCGATTAAAACCTTTATAA
- the pdxA gene encoding 4-hydroxythreonine-4-phosphate dehydrogenase PdxA, which translates to MAKFKTSKDKKNTIIISLGDPAGIGTEITLKALSSKYLNKNIQPLLVGCKKNIYQTYSKLIEHGISNIVNPKSLNIIDIPLERKIIPGIVDTHSGNASFEWLFNAVNILLEGKANALVTAPISKIAWHKAGHKFAGQTELLGKLTNKTTSMLFTAVSPNNGWRFNTLLATTHIPLNKIKNNLTKELIRYKLDSLLNFCLQFKENPLIHIAGLNPHAGEEGKIGIEEQNIIIPILNEWKLDHPRIKISGPIPPDTCWISSADAWNGKSIKNNAPDGILALYHDQGLIPVKLIAFDEAINTTLGLPFVRTSPDHGTALDIAGKFKARETSMIAAINNAWLLSQ; encoded by the coding sequence ATGGCAAAATTTAAAACATCAAAAGATAAAAAAAATACCATTATCATTTCATTAGGTGATCCTGCAGGAATAGGAACTGAAATAACTTTAAAAGCTCTTAGTTCTAAATACTTAAATAAAAATATTCAGCCTTTACTTGTAGGATGCAAAAAGAATATTTATCAAACTTATTCAAAGTTAATTGAGCATGGAATAAGTAATATCGTCAATCCAAAAAGTCTTAATATTATTGATATCCCTTTAGAAAGAAAAATAATTCCAGGAATAGTAGATACTCATAGTGGTAATGCTAGCTTTGAATGGCTTTTTAATGCAGTTAATATACTTTTAGAAGGAAAAGCTAATGCCCTGGTAACAGCACCAATTTCAAAAATTGCATGGCACAAAGCTGGTCATAAATTTGCAGGGCAAACTGAATTATTAGGTAAATTAACTAATAAAACAACATCTATGCTTTTTACCGCAGTATCACCAAACAATGGATGGAGATTTAATACTTTATTAGCCACAACACATATACCTCTTAATAAAATAAAAAATAATTTAACAAAAGAGTTAATTAGATACAAGTTAGATAGCTTATTAAATTTCTGTCTTCAGTTCAAGGAGAATCCATTAATACATATAGCGGGCTTAAATCCACATGCAGGAGAAGAAGGAAAAATTGGAATAGAAGAACAAAACATAATTATTCCTATTTTAAATGAATGGAAACTAGATCATCCAAGAATCAAAATCAGTGGTCCTATACCTCCAGATACCTGCTGGATTTCATCAGCAGATGCATGGAATGGCAAATCAATTAAAAATAATGCTCCTGATGGAATTCTTGCTTTGTATCACGATCAAGGTCTAATACCCGTCAAGTTAATTGCCTTTGATGAAGCTATTAATACAACACTAGGACTACCTTTTGTAAGGACATCACCTGATCATGGCACTGCTCTTGATATTGCAGGTAAGTTCAAAGCTAGAGAAACAAGCATGATTGCTGCAATAAATAATGCTTGGCTTCTTTCTCAATAA
- a CDS encoding SDR family oxidoreductase, producing MIEDIVKRLDPLPPKSKLIIFGGGFSGQRIASVGRHLGVKVLCSRRQENSEGADFIFNSDKEFSNEVFEGATHVLSCIPPLSSGEDPVLLKLKTQLLNSRNLKWVGYLSTTGVYGDTKGEWVNENSSPNPKQERSIRRFSCEKQWLETKLPIQILRLPGIYGPGRSAFESLLNGTTKMVDKPGQVFSRIHVDDIAGSVLFLINLFAKGKNPCVVNVADNLPTNNIEVIALAAKIAKKSLPSTVPFEIAKKTMSPMALSFWQENRKVDNKLLCKKLGYSLIYPDFKSGLKNCFSKLKIN from the coding sequence ATGATTGAAGATATTGTCAAGCGATTAGATCCTCTGCCACCCAAATCAAAATTAATTATATTTGGAGGTGGATTCAGTGGTCAAAGGATCGCAAGTGTAGGAAGACATCTAGGAGTAAAAGTATTGTGCAGCAGAAGACAAGAAAATAGCGAAGGAGCTGATTTCATATTTAACTCTGATAAAGAATTTTCGAATGAAGTTTTCGAGGGAGCAACTCATGTTTTAAGTTGTATTCCTCCTCTATCCAGTGGAGAAGACCCTGTTCTACTTAAACTCAAGACTCAATTACTAAATTCAAGAAATTTAAAATGGGTTGGCTACTTATCAACTACCGGTGTATATGGAGATACAAAAGGGGAGTGGGTCAATGAAAACTCTTCTCCTAATCCTAAACAAGAAAGAAGCATTCGTAGGTTTTCTTGTGAAAAACAATGGTTAGAGACAAAGCTGCCTATTCAAATACTCAGATTGCCAGGAATTTATGGACCTGGCAGATCTGCATTTGAAAGCCTTTTAAATGGAACAACAAAAATGGTCGACAAGCCAGGGCAAGTGTTTTCAAGGATTCATGTCGACGATATTGCTGGATCTGTTTTATTTTTAATAAATCTTTTTGCTAAAGGTAAAAATCCATGTGTAGTAAATGTAGCCGATAACTTACCAACAAATAATATTGAAGTGATTGCTTTAGCAGCGAAAATAGCTAAAAAATCTCTACCATCAACAGTGCCTTTTGAAATTGCAAAAAAAACAATGAGCCCTATGGCGCTTTCTTTTTGGCAAGAGAATAGAAAAGTTGATAATAAGTTATTGTGTAAAAAACTTGGTTATTCTCTAATTTATCCTGATTTTAAATCTGGTTTAAAAAATTGTTTCTCAAAATTAAAAATAAATTAA
- a CDS encoding HNH endonuclease, which produces MHKRDAVFLEDLCPKLRDRRWRKSLHEFTNKSCIYCGKKSESIDHVLPRSKGGLSITENCVPACLSCNGSKTDNDAFEWYRKQRFYDPRRSMAIKAWTEGDIRLALRLLKWAQPKQNRSIEKTKSGLNEDFSWQAA; this is translated from the coding sequence ATGCACAAAAGGGATGCGGTTTTCTTAGAAGATCTCTGCCCTAAGCTAAGAGACAGAAGATGGCGCAAATCATTGCATGAATTCACTAATAAAAGCTGTATATATTGTGGAAAAAAATCAGAATCAATTGATCATGTTTTACCACGAAGTAAAGGTGGATTAAGCATTACTGAAAATTGTGTACCTGCCTGCCTCTCATGTAACGGCAGCAAAACAGATAATGATGCGTTTGAATGGTATAGAAAACAACGTTTTTACGACCCAAGACGTTCTATGGCTATCAAAGCATGGACGGAAGGGGACATACGTTTAGCTCTGAGACTTCTTAAATGGGCTCAACCTAAACAAAACAGAAGTATTGAGAAAACAAAATCCGGATTGAATGAAGATTTTTCTTGGCAAGCAGCTTAA
- a CDS encoding DUF6554 family protein, which translates to MPFEIKRNFLPISIMCLVCGTTLGLKTNAAVTNGADIYCFMRNGGNPHEPSWQAAYEFIKNKKQGLFKTSPKQAASFIVEEVVQDPIKYEDCINYLGDLYTGESSSIEFSDDNELENEVKSSIENTEKIPKGKNIDRYNY; encoded by the coding sequence ATGCCATTTGAGATAAAGCGAAACTTCTTACCTATTTCAATAATGTGTTTGGTCTGCGGTACTACTTTAGGATTAAAAACTAACGCAGCAGTAACAAACGGAGCAGACATATATTGCTTTATGAGGAATGGAGGTAACCCTCATGAACCAAGCTGGCAAGCAGCCTATGAATTTATTAAAAATAAAAAACAAGGTTTATTCAAAACTTCGCCTAAACAAGCTGCCTCATTCATTGTTGAAGAAGTAGTGCAAGATCCTATAAAATATGAAGATTGCATTAATTATTTAGGCGATTTATATACAGGTGAATCAAGCTCAATAGAGTTTAGTGATGATAATGAATTAGAAAATGAAGTAAAATCATCTATCGAAAATACAGAAAAAATTCCTAAAGGTAAAAATATAGATCGTTATAATTATTAA
- a CDS encoding pyridoxal-phosphate-dependent aminotransferase family protein encodes MQDKLNLMIPGPTPVPENVLSCMSKHPIGHRSGDFQEIVQKTTEQLKWLHQTTADVLTITGSGTAAMEAGIINTLSKGDEVICGENGKFGERWIKVAKAYGLNVKVVKAEWGQPLDPNQFKRILEEDTDNKIKAVILTHSETSTGVINDLKAINNEVKIHSKAITIADCVTSLGACNIPMDEWGIDVIASGSQKGYMIPPGLSFVAMSKRAWEANALSDLPKFYLDLKQYLKTVNKNSNPFTPAINLYFALEASLNMMQKEGLNNIFSRHARHQKATEEGIKAMGLKLFTKAGFGSPAITAVEPENIDAENIRKSIKNDFDILLAGGQDHLKGKIFRIGHLGFVNDRDIVSVISALECTLDKMGKLKSPTGQGIAKTISVLNKE; translated from the coding sequence ATGCAGGACAAACTGAATCTAATGATTCCTGGACCAACACCGGTTCCGGAAAATGTTTTGAGTTGTATGAGTAAACACCCAATCGGTCATAGGAGTGGGGATTTTCAAGAAATTGTTCAAAAGACAACAGAGCAACTCAAATGGCTTCACCAAACAACAGCAGACGTCCTAACAATTACAGGAAGTGGGACAGCGGCAATGGAAGCAGGAATAATCAATACATTAAGCAAAGGTGATGAAGTCATCTGTGGTGAGAATGGCAAATTTGGAGAAAGATGGATAAAAGTTGCAAAAGCATATGGATTAAATGTAAAAGTAGTAAAGGCTGAATGGGGCCAACCTCTAGATCCAAATCAATTTAAGAGGATTCTTGAAGAAGATACTGATAACAAAATTAAAGCGGTAATTCTGACTCACTCAGAAACATCAACAGGAGTAATTAACGATCTTAAAGCAATTAATAATGAAGTAAAAATTCATAGCAAGGCTATTACCATTGCAGATTGCGTAACAAGCCTTGGTGCATGCAATATCCCAATGGATGAATGGGGAATTGATGTAATAGCATCAGGTTCTCAAAAAGGTTATATGATTCCACCAGGTCTCAGTTTTGTTGCCATGAGCAAAAGAGCATGGGAAGCAAATGCTTTATCTGATTTACCTAAATTTTATCTAGACTTAAAACAATATTTAAAAACAGTAAATAAGAATAGTAATCCCTTTACTCCTGCAATAAATTTATATTTCGCTTTAGAAGCTTCACTAAATATGATGCAAAAAGAAGGGTTAAATAATATTTTCAGTCGTCATGCTCGTCATCAAAAAGCTACAGAAGAAGGAATAAAAGCCATGGGTCTAAAATTATTTACAAAAGCAGGTTTTGGAAGCCCAGCCATAACAGCTGTTGAACCTGAAAATATAGATGCTGAGAATATCAGAAAATCAATAAAAAATGATTTTGATATACTTCTAGCTGGCGGTCAAGATCATTTAAAAGGCAAAATCTTTAGAATTGGTCATTTAGGATTTGTAAATGATAGAGATATTGTTAGCGTTATATCTGCTTTGGAGTGCACTCTAGATAAAATGGGAAAGCTCAAATCGCCAACTGGACAAGGAATTGCAAAAACAATTTCAGTCCTCAATAAAGAATAA
- the cbiD gene encoding cobalt-precorrin-5B (C(1))-methyltransferase CbiD — MNEFTLPVWVVAAAKSATNILIGNKFKETETIDLPNNQDSITVPISSSALLDNGERSLGVSHCQSGLSLDVTRGLEVWAYIQLNKASSHSRKIVKKDFPDWLDFHAGYGVGKFESSGQPCISKFTRDLLCINLYPLLPKGYEFKVEIVLPEGKDRALKTSNKAFGVVDGLSLIGTQAEVQISASPEQLQNCKEILRHRSSESAFDGCLTFVIGENGMDLALKFGLPAKQIIKTGNWLGPLLVAAAESGVKNLLIFGYHGKLVKLAGGIFHTHHHLADGRLEILTSLAVREGISIDLIQVISKSTSVENALLALETHNPDEVALIWSRMAKEIEIKSRSYMNRYLSSSMKIGSVLFDRKRQIRWAGFQGLKHINSLGLFLKS, encoded by the coding sequence TTGAATGAATTTACTCTTCCAGTTTGGGTAGTAGCGGCTGCAAAGTCTGCAACGAATATCCTCATTGGGAATAAATTCAAAGAAACTGAGACAATTGATTTACCCAATAATCAAGATTCAATAACGGTTCCTATTTCTTCTTCTGCATTACTTGATAATGGTGAGCGATCATTAGGAGTTAGTCATTGTCAATCTGGATTATCTCTTGATGTAACAAGAGGATTAGAAGTATGGGCTTATATTCAATTAAACAAAGCAAGTTCTCATTCGCGAAAGATAGTTAAAAAGGACTTTCCTGATTGGCTCGATTTTCATGCTGGTTATGGAGTCGGTAAATTCGAATCATCTGGTCAGCCATGCATTTCTAAGTTTACGCGTGACTTGTTATGTATCAATCTTTATCCCTTATTGCCCAAAGGTTATGAATTTAAAGTAGAAATTGTTTTACCTGAAGGCAAAGATCGTGCTTTAAAGACAAGTAATAAAGCATTTGGCGTTGTAGATGGATTATCACTTATTGGGACACAGGCTGAGGTGCAAATTAGTGCTTCTCCAGAGCAATTACAAAATTGCAAAGAAATTTTGCGACATAGGTCTTCTGAATCAGCATTTGATGGATGTTTGACTTTTGTGATTGGTGAAAATGGAATGGATTTAGCTTTAAAATTTGGACTTCCAGCAAAGCAAATTATTAAAACAGGTAATTGGTTAGGTCCTCTCCTTGTTGCAGCTGCGGAAAGTGGTGTAAAAAATCTTTTAATCTTTGGCTATCACGGCAAATTAGTAAAACTGGCTGGAGGTATTTTTCATACTCATCATCATCTTGCAGATGGAAGACTTGAAATACTCACTTCACTAGCTGTTAGAGAAGGTATTTCTATTGACTTAATTCAAGTTATAAGTAAATCAACTTCTGTGGAAAATGCTTTATTAGCACTTGAGACACATAATCCAGACGAAGTTGCTTTGATTTGGAGCCGAATGGCAAAAGAAATCGAAATTAAAAGTCGGAGCTATATGAATCGATATTTGTCTTCCTCAATGAAAATTGGTTCTGTTTTGTTTGATCGTAAAAGACAAATTCGTTGGGCTGGTTTTCAGGGGTTAAAACACATTAATTCTTTAGGGTTATTTCTTAAGTCATAG
- the guaA gene encoding glutamine-hydrolyzing GMP synthase: MASMISEEKRNPAIVILDFGSQYSELIARRIRETEVYSLVMSYTTSAEQLRSLKPNGIILSGGPGSVYEEGAPYCDPEIFNLGIPVLGVCYGMQLMVHQLGGSVKPATGKAEYGKAPLEVDDPTALLTNVISGSTMWMSHGDSVEKLPKGFVRLARTSNTSEAAIAHHDKSFYGVQFHPEVVHSTHGMVLIRNFVFHICSCESDWTTNLFIDEAVSQVQQQVGDKKVLLALSGGVDSSTLAFLLNKAIGSQLTCMFIDQGFMRKGEPEFLMSFFDEKFNINVQYINARERFISQLRGVTDPEQKRKIIGREFIRVFEEESLRLGPFDYLAQGTLYPDVIESAGTNIDPKTGERIAVKIKSHHNVGGLPKDLQFKLVEPLRRLFKDEVRKVGKSLGLPNEIVRRHPFPGPGLAIRILGEVTHEKLNCLRDADLIVREEINKAGLYNDIWQAFAVLLPVYSVGVMGDQRTYAWPIVLRCVSSEDGMTADWSRLPYEVLEKISNRIVNEVEGVNRVVLDITSKPPGTIEWE; this comes from the coding sequence ATGGCATCAATGATTTCAGAGGAAAAACGTAATCCAGCAATCGTCATTCTCGATTTTGGGTCTCAATATTCAGAACTAATTGCCAGAAGGATTAGAGAAACAGAGGTTTACTCATTAGTAATGAGTTACACAACCTCTGCTGAGCAATTACGATCTCTTAAGCCTAATGGAATTATCTTAAGCGGAGGCCCTGGATCTGTTTATGAAGAAGGTGCTCCATATTGTGATCCAGAGATTTTCAATTTAGGAATTCCTGTTCTTGGTGTTTGTTATGGAATGCAATTAATGGTTCATCAGTTAGGAGGCTCTGTTAAACCTGCTACTGGTAAAGCTGAATATGGTAAAGCTCCTTTAGAAGTTGATGATCCTACAGCTTTATTAACTAATGTGATAAGTGGTTCTACTATGTGGATGAGCCATGGAGACTCAGTTGAAAAATTACCTAAGGGATTTGTCAGATTAGCTCGTACTTCTAATACGTCAGAAGCAGCTATCGCTCATCATGATAAGAGCTTTTATGGAGTTCAATTTCATCCTGAAGTTGTTCATTCAACTCATGGAATGGTTTTAATTAGAAATTTTGTATTTCATATTTGTTCGTGTGAATCAGATTGGACAACAAATCTATTTATAGATGAAGCTGTGAGCCAAGTACAGCAACAGGTAGGAGATAAAAAAGTTTTATTGGCTCTATCGGGTGGAGTTGATTCATCAACTCTTGCATTTTTATTAAACAAAGCAATAGGGTCTCAATTGACATGTATGTTTATTGATCAAGGTTTTATGAGAAAAGGTGAGCCGGAATTTCTTATGTCTTTTTTCGACGAGAAGTTTAATATTAATGTTCAGTATATCAATGCTAGAGAAAGATTTATTTCACAATTAAGAGGAGTCACAGATCCTGAGCAAAAGCGAAAAATTATAGGTAGAGAGTTTATTAGGGTTTTTGAAGAGGAGAGTCTTCGTCTAGGCCCCTTTGATTACTTAGCTCAAGGGACCCTCTATCCAGATGTGATTGAAAGTGCAGGAACAAACATTGACCCGAAAACAGGGGAACGCATAGCTGTAAAAATTAAAAGTCATCATAATGTCGGTGGTTTGCCAAAAGATTTACAATTTAAATTGGTAGAACCTTTGAGACGTTTATTCAAAGACGAAGTTAGAAAAGTTGGTAAATCACTTGGATTACCTAATGAGATAGTTCGTCGACATCCATTCCCAGGACCAGGATTGGCTATAAGAATTTTAGGGGAAGTTACTCATGAAAAACTCAATTGCTTAAGAGATGCTGATTTAATAGTGAGAGAAGAAATAAATAAAGCTGGCTTATATAATGATATTTGGCAAGCTTTCGCTGTCTTGCTACCTGTGTATTCTGTTGGGGTGATGGGAGATCAAAGAACCTATGCATGGCCTATTGTTCTTCGTTGCGTATCAAGTGAAGATGGAATGACGGCTGATTGGTCTCGCTTACCTTATGAAGTCTTAGAAAAAATTTCTAACCGCATAGTTAATGAAGTCGAGGGAGTAAATAGAGTTGTTTTGGATATAACAAGCAAACCTCCAGGAACTATTGAGTGGGAGTAA